Part of the Arachis hypogaea cultivar Tifrunner chromosome 6, arahy.Tifrunner.gnm2.J5K5, whole genome shotgun sequence genome, TTTTGACGCTAAAAGTGCACTAAATAATGTCATTTCAGGGTTTGAGCAATATTAAAAGGGAGGGGGTATAACGTTTTAGTATTGTTCAAATCCTTAAACGACGTCATTTAGTGTCTTCTTTAGCACCAAAACGCATACCACATCGTTTTAATATGTCTAGCGTGACAAGGTTTGAACTACGCCACTAACGATGTTAAATTTCGGCGACCGAAGATACACGAAGGACTACATTGAGACACTTTTTTTAATATGGAGAATTAAATTGTGACAATTAGAAAGTTTAGGATCAAATCAATGCAACTCAATGACTCGTCAATATCAAAAACTTAAATAGGGTTTAACTCACTTTGATATGCTATTAATTTagacttttatattttttatttttgatttttgatttttgatttttatttttaattttttttttttgggatacaaatgtaaaaagatttgaaataaaattatttttaatttaactttcttATTTAACTAATATGTAATCACCTTCACTTTATTGCTAAATCCTTCCAATATGTACCACTTTTTAAAAGTTGAGAAGGTAATAAGCTTCCCCATTGCAACGAGCAAATATACTAGAAATTAAAAACAGAGCAGAGAGTAGCGAACTTTAATAACAACATTGGAAAATGCACTGAAGTCGGTCCCCAAAATTTCTACTCATATCGTCTCAGTGAAATTAAGTCAATAATTAAACCAACTGTCCGTCGTGGAAGAAGAGACCATACTTATAATTATAGCACTTTATTTTTTATACTGGAGTAGTAACAGTGTATTTTTGAAATGTAGAGCGGTACGGTATAATTTTTaaatgtagaattatttaattgaaaagataaaaattagaCTATTTCATTAGtgagaaatataaaaattagaacaaaaaatttttattaaaaaataaaaaaattaagatacagaaatagaattttttaatttgtttatcttttacattttaaaaaatattaaaatcacaGTATTAGattatatcattatttttatttttatacaaaaaaaatagaattaatacttaatttgatttttaaaattatatgtaaatcttaatttaatctttaaaattttaattatttatttttaatttccaaACTTTATAAACATGACTTACATTAGTCTTTGAAATAATTttcgataaaaaaattattaaaacattaATATAGACAACCAAATATCATGCTATAACTTGTAAAACGAcgtcattttaatttttgtgcTCAAATAACTAAAAAACGATGTCAGAtcatttattttaagaaaaaaaatttttaataaatatcacttacaataatttttttagattatttgaGGACTAAATAAAAATTGACATTATTTTACAAGTCTAACGTGATATTTAACTATTTacgttaacataaaaaaaataattaaaattttaaaaattaaattaaaattcggATACAaaacattaaattaaatattatctcgaaaataaaaaagaacctATAATTAGAATCCAAATCCCAATGCGTATTTCGTTCGCAATTCCCACCATGAGTCCATCACCATGCCACTCAAAACTTGGTAACTATTGTTGACCAAATCCCACATGCCAAACGTATACTTGGGGACCATGCATACCCGTTGGATAGAGTCCTTCCAATACTTGATAAAGCCACATACCATACACTCCATGACAAAGTGCATTAATCATTCTATTTCGTATCAGGGTCAAGGAAActactatatattttttattttttatgattcatTTGTAAATTAGAGAAATGTTGCATATACTATTTTTTATGTACTCATTCTTTATAAAgacattttttatactaaaacagaaaatatacattgaaattaaagatgtataaataaaagcgttataattattatcatttctcttataaattaaaatatctaaatagacaaattatgtttataattttttatgtactaCTAAATATATATTTCTATAAGGATTTATCTATTTTGTATTCTAAATACATCTATTgagtttattaattaaaaaaaaatttaaaaatataaaaaatttaaattttttatgtatttattttacattcattaaatataaatatttaaaattttttattaatagtaaatTTATCATGTGCCCTTTGAACACATATTAGctaaatctttttataatataaaaaataaattattattttttatatttttattaattattttaatataaaaacataaaagatGAATATATAAAGTatagaacaaaaaatataatgtATATATCATTTTTCCtttagtttaataaaaaattatttttatttaaacaaaaaaaatagttattaaatCAGTTATTATTATGTATGatgaataaatatatatgttatttaattattttaatatatattttatattttaatatgtattttacggtttttttaatttttttatgcataGTAATAATGTTTCTAACAACAAAGATGAGGAAGAATTAATTAATCCCACTTCAAGAATTATGAAGACCAATTGTACATTAACACGGTCATCATTTTCACTTGCGGTAAGAATTTGATCACATATTGCTAGACAATTAAACAAAGTGAGGTTAATAGAAAGAGTGGACAATGTTTACCAACTCAGGAAATTCTATTTTCACAAAAGAAACAAATTTTACAGAGTCCTCATCACTCGTCAGAAGAGCTATTTAGTTCTTCATTCTGATCTCTCCCATTACAATTCACAAACATCAAACATTTCTTCTATGAAAATAACACTTCCCTAGTAAACTTGATCACTAATGAGTAATAACTACTATCTAGCTACTAATTAAAAGATTCTGATTCTCTATACAAGGTGGAATGGCTTATTATTATTACGGTTGAAGTGAAACCTGGCTGAAGAACTTGACCTTACAGAGAAGACCCCATTCCAGATCTCAGTGAAAGCTCTAACTATAACACCATGGTGATACGGTGAATTCAGCTGAAGAAAACAGTTGAGAAGCTCCCTCAGGTCTTCCTTCGAGTATATCTCGTTCTCAAGAATCATCTGAAGCATGGAGTGCCGGAAATCCAAGTAAGGGTCATCGGAGTCTTTCTCCACCGCCACGCCTTCTCCGCCGGCTCTTCCGAGACCTCCCACTCTCCGAGCCTCCTttccgttgttgttgttgttgctctcTGATGAGTCGGAGAAGTGAGAGGAATCAATGTAGCAAGGGGAGAAGGTGGTGTTGGTTGGGGTGGTGGTGCTTGTGGCGGTGTCGTTCTCGTTATGATTCCAAGAAGAGAGGTTGAAAAGTTTGTGTTTTTGGAGAGTGGGGTTCTTGGGTTTTGGTTTAGGGTGGAATATTCGAGAGAGTTTTGGCCTTCTGCAACTGCTGCCACACCCTAGTTTCACTGAAACTGTGTTCAGGTGAAGCTTTTTTCTGGCGGAGGTGGACATTGCTCTGTGTTTTCTTCTGTGACTGATGAAAAGAATAGAAAGAACAACACAGAAACAGAGGAacaaagaaggagaaggagagtcAAAGGGtgtatgtgttttcttgatggttTGGTTGCTTTGGAAAGAGGCTTTGTATTTATGGGGATGAGAAAGGAGTAAAGTACCATTACTAAGCTCTAATGACGAAGGATCTTAATTAATTTTGCATGTGACCATTTGAGGCCCACATCGGTGTACATCATGTTTCTAAGCTTGTAACTATTCTATAAGCATCTATTTGGAACAACGGATAGAGTCGGAtaacaatgttaaaaaaataaaaagaaaatgactcaaaagaagcataaaattattttattttatatttttagttattcttacactattttgtattttaaattattttttaaataatttcagtaatatttaatataattatatctatattaaattaaataaaataattttagattttgtATTTCTAACTTTACTATTGGAGttgcttataataatatattGAATATGGAAACTAGTAGTGTTTATTTTTTCAAAACACGTATTAAGattatgttttatttagtttggttaaaacataagtttcatatattattttcagACATATTTAATTATTCAAGTATAAATATCAATTATGttgtttaaattcaaaaaaatgggccattaattaattattataaaaggatatatatatattagtatttataaaaatattttattatactattgttaaaattttttattgttttactataataaatttgattattattctatagtataatatttaatgattctaataattaattgttttattaaaaatatatgaaataatatgtataaatatataattaatgtgtgcttaatttttagtatttatgtCACATTCTCTTAAGTATTTGTTGAAtgtgtaaataattattttatatctttaaatATGATATATTAAATTTGTCTCTAGCTACCCCTGTTCTTTTTTTAAGTTACTTGCTTGAACTTTATTGAATATATTGATGGTGATCTGAAGTGATCTGAACCGCAGGTTTTCTATTTTCGTGAATAAAGAAATGCTGATGGAGGCATCTGGAAATCGGCCACAGGATCACATGTGGATTGAGAATCAGAGCCATTTGATAAGGGTATTGCCAACGCCATGGATATTTAAGTTAGCCAGTTAGGTCGTTATTTGAAAGATTGGGATCaattaattaaagagaaaatgCGTACTTAAACATTATATTGTGTATGAGATTTGGGAGAAGCTGACATGACATGACAGCAGGCAAGCAAGAATATacgaattaaatttttataacgcCGAGTTTTATATGAATCCCTTAAATTAATGCGCTTCTTGGTTTAATGATTCCAAGGTAAGgtgtgtattattttaatttgatattacTAGCATTGtaagattgaaaaatgaatagtCAATTGTGTATTGAACTTATTAGCCACTCGATTTTCGTTCACCGTGTAGGAATTAGGATTCTGAACTATATGGTATAGTATAATGATCACATACTTACAAGAGCATCGAATGGCATCTGACACGAATTTCCCAATTTCGTCTAAGATTAAAATATTAAACAGCTAAGAATTAgagactcatcataattatacaGACTAC contains:
- the LOC112696746 gene encoding uncharacterized protein, whose protein sequence is MSTSARKKLHLNTVSVKLGCGSSCRRPKLSRIFHPKPKPKNPTLQKHKLFNLSSWNHNENDTATSTTTPTNTTFSPCYIDSSHFSDSSESNNNNNGKEARRVGGLGRAGGEGVAVEKDSDDPYLDFRHSMLQMILENEIYSKEDLRELLNCFLQLNSPYHHGVIVRAFTEIWNGVFSVRSSSSARFHFNRNNNKPFHLV